Proteins encoded in a region of the Manis javanica isolate MJ-LG chromosome 15, MJ_LKY, whole genome shotgun sequence genome:
- the RHNO1 gene encoding RAD9, HUS1, RAD1-interacting nuclear orphan protein 1 isoform X2 yields MPPRKKRCQGSQKAQLVFHQQPLEGPKHCYRSPQLPITYTRQVASKPIDHDTVTSWVSPQFDIPTESWFPVNRKRHKRDQARHSSRKCTTSKFPHLMFENPQSSSSSATLGIPSTRECPNQSEKDSSRRPLVPMLSPQSAGELSAHALQNLPYVFIPPDIQTPESSSVQEGPISPDQRENSFLNCFHTSTPKSPEPGPVLVKDTPEEKYGIKVTWRRRQHLLTYLRERGRLSKSPFLAKN; encoded by the exons ATGCCTCCCAGAAAAAAACGCTGCCAAGGTTCCCAGAAAGCCCAGCTGGTATTTCACCAACAACCACTGGAGGGTCCCAAACACTGCTATAGATCTCCACAGCTTCCCATCACTTACACTAGACAGGTGGCTAGCAAGCCCATTGACCACGACACCGTTACTTCCTGG GTGTCACCTCAGTTTGATATACCCACAGAAAGCTGGTTTCCAGTCAACCGGAAACGTCATAAGCGAGACCAGGCAAGACATTCAAGTCGAAAATGTACCACTTCTAAGTTTCCACATCTCATGTTTGAGAATCCACAGTCTTCTTCCAGTTCAGCCACACTTGGAATCCCCTCAACCAGGGAGTGCCCCAATCAATCAGAAAAGGACAGTTCTAGAAGGCCCTTAGTTCCAATGCTCAGTCCCCAAAGCGCTGGGGAGCTGTCAGCACATGCACTTCAAAACTTACCTTATGTGTTCATTCCACCTGATATCCAGACCCCAGAGTCATCTTCTGTGCAGGAGGGGCCCATTTCCCCAGATCAGAGGGAAAACAGCTTTCTAAACTGTTTTCATACGAGCACTCCCAAGAGTCCAGAGCCTGGGCCTGTTCTGGTTAAAGACACTCCTGAGGAGAAGTATGGGATAAAGGTCACATGGAGAAGACGACAGCACCTGCTTACTTACCTtagggagagagggaggctgAGCAAAAGCCCATTCCTTGCGAAGAACTGA
- the RHNO1 gene encoding RAD9, HUS1, RAD1-interacting nuclear orphan protein 1 isoform X3, whose translation MPPRKKRCQGSQKAQLVSPQFDIPTESWFPVNRKRHKRDQARHSSRKCTTSKFPHLMFENPQSSSSSATLGIPSTRECPNQSEKDSSRRPLVPMLSPQSAGELSAHALQNLPYVFIPPDIQTPESSSVQEGPISPDQRENSFLNCFHTSTPKSPEPGPVLVKDTPEEKYGIKVTWRRRQHLLTYLRERGRLSKSPFLAKN comes from the exons ATGCCTCCCAGAAAAAAACGCTGCCAAGGTTCCCAGAAAGCCCAGCTG GTGTCACCTCAGTTTGATATACCCACAGAAAGCTGGTTTCCAGTCAACCGGAAACGTCATAAGCGAGACCAGGCAAGACATTCAAGTCGAAAATGTACCACTTCTAAGTTTCCACATCTCATGTTTGAGAATCCACAGTCTTCTTCCAGTTCAGCCACACTTGGAATCCCCTCAACCAGGGAGTGCCCCAATCAATCAGAAAAGGACAGTTCTAGAAGGCCCTTAGTTCCAATGCTCAGTCCCCAAAGCGCTGGGGAGCTGTCAGCACATGCACTTCAAAACTTACCTTATGTGTTCATTCCACCTGATATCCAGACCCCAGAGTCATCTTCTGTGCAGGAGGGGCCCATTTCCCCAGATCAGAGGGAAAACAGCTTTCTAAACTGTTTTCATACGAGCACTCCCAAGAGTCCAGAGCCTGGGCCTGTTCTGGTTAAAGACACTCCTGAGGAGAAGTATGGGATAAAGGTCACATGGAGAAGACGACAGCACCTGCTTACTTACCTtagggagagagggaggctgAGCAAAAGCCCATTCCTTGCGAAGAACTGA